A single Nitrosospira multiformis ATCC 25196 DNA region contains:
- a CDS encoding ABC transporter ATP-binding protein produces MTPAIEVEQMHKRYGALQVLGGIDLKVDPGEFFALLGPNGAGKTTLINIVAGLTRATSGRARVMGYDVVSHYREARRMLGVVPQELVFDPFFTVRETLAIQSGYYGLKNNGPWIEEIIHHLDLADKADTNMRALSGGMKRRVLVAQALVHKPPVIVLDEPTAGVDVELRQGLWRFIKQLNREGHTIVLTTHYLEEAEALCSRVAMMKQGNIVALDSIRNLTSSVSGCFVRLRLMPDTLPPALQPLMSSREEGCYILTLAEYSQLEQVMATLRTAALQVLEMQVLQPDLEEVFIRIMGTHKIRQPEALSV; encoded by the coding sequence ATGACACCCGCCATAGAAGTGGAGCAGATGCACAAACGTTATGGTGCACTGCAAGTTCTGGGGGGCATCGATCTCAAGGTAGACCCAGGCGAGTTTTTTGCCTTGCTGGGCCCCAACGGCGCGGGCAAGACCACGCTTATCAACATCGTGGCAGGGCTCACCCGCGCAACCAGCGGCCGGGCGCGGGTGATGGGATACGATGTGGTCTCCCATTACCGTGAAGCGCGACGCATGCTGGGCGTGGTTCCGCAGGAGCTGGTTTTCGATCCGTTTTTTACTGTCCGCGAAACCCTGGCCATTCAATCGGGATATTACGGGTTGAAGAACAATGGCCCGTGGATAGAGGAAATCATCCATCATCTCGATCTCGCGGATAAAGCCGATACCAACATGCGAGCGCTCTCAGGCGGCATGAAGCGGCGCGTACTGGTGGCCCAGGCATTGGTGCACAAACCGCCGGTCATCGTGCTGGATGAGCCGACCGCCGGGGTGGACGTCGAGTTGCGCCAGGGACTCTGGCGCTTCATCAAGCAGTTGAATCGGGAAGGCCATACCATCGTATTGACCACTCATTATCTCGAGGAAGCGGAAGCGCTCTGCAGCCGCGTGGCAATGATGAAGCAAGGCAATATCGTTGCCCTAGACAGCATCAGAAACCTGACCAGCAGCGTATCGGGATGTTTCGTGCGGCTGCGGCTGATGCCCGACACGCTGCCTCCCGCACTACAACCGCTAATGAGCAGCCGCGAAGAGGGTTGCTACATACTGACCCTGGCAGAGTATTCCCAACTCGAGCAGGTCATGGCCACATTGCGCACAGCAGCACTGCAAGTACTCGAGATGCAGGTGTTGCAGCCTGATCTGGAAGAGGTATTCATACGGATCATGGGCACACACAAAATCAGGCAGCCCGAGGCCCTATCCGTATGA
- a CDS encoding STAS domain-containing protein, whose amino-acid sequence MTTIVRREGGELSVEGSITIDNVVSVVANGVALFDGAEVIIDLGRVTEADSAAVSLMLEWRREAARHHRKIRFLNMSRNLQSLVQLYGVSELMSGA is encoded by the coding sequence ATGACCACTATCGTCCGGCGTGAGGGCGGGGAACTCAGCGTCGAAGGATCGATTACGATCGATAACGTCGTTTCGGTGGTTGCGAACGGTGTGGCTTTGTTTGACGGGGCAGAGGTGATAATCGATCTGGGACGGGTTACCGAAGCCGATTCCGCTGCCGTCAGCTTAATGCTGGAATGGCGGCGCGAGGCAGCACGCCACCATCGCAAGATACGCTTTCTCAATATGTCCCGGAATCTGCAGAGCCTCGTGCAACTGTACGGGGTATCCGAATTGATGAGTGGGGCATAA